ACCCGAGCGGCTGCTCTACCTGGACGCGCGCATCAAGGGCCACGACGGCTCGGTCACGGGCGTGGTGCTGGGCGGCGAGGGCTCTTTCGGCATGAGCGTGAGCTGCGTTTCGAACGCGCTCTCGGACATGCGCTTCCGCCCGTTCGACGGAGTGGTGGACGTGCGCTGGGCCGTGCAGCTGGACGCCGCCGCGCCGTAGTGCTCAGGCGCGCCGTGGCCGGGGGGGTATCTGACGTTGTCGGGCGTGGCCCCCCCCCCGGGCGGGGGGGGCGGGCGCGGCGCGGCCGGCGGGCGGGCCCGCCCCGGGGGGGGGGGGGCGGGGCGGCGCCCCGGCCCCCCCCCCCCGCCGCGGCGCCGGCCGCCCCCCCCCCCGTCGCCCCCGCCGAGGCACCGCCCCCCCCCCCCCCCCCCCCCCCCGCCGGGCCCCCCCCCGCCCCCGGGCGGGCCCCCCGGCCGGCCCCCGGGGGGGGCCCCCCCCCCCCCCCGGGGGGCCCCGGCCCCCCCCCCCCCCGGGGCGCCCCCCCCCGGGCGCCCCCCGGCCGCCCCCCCCCCCCCCCCGGCGGGGCCCGCCCCCCCGGGGGGGGGGGGGGCCCGGCGGGGCGCCCGGGGGGGGCGGCGCCCCCCCCCCCCCCCCGGGGGCCCCCCCCCCCCCGGGCCCCCCCCCCCCCCGCCGGCCCCCCCCCCCCCGCCCCCCCACGCCCACGACAACGACAACGTCCGGTGTGGTCAGACGCACACGCGCGCATCCACCTTCGAGGTGAACGCGAGGAACGCCTCCAACACCGCCTCGGCGGCCTCCACTTGCGGGTAGTGGCCCACCGGCAGGCGCACCGTGTCGATGCCCGGGCGCAGCTGCTCCATGCGCTCCACCAGGTGCTCGCCGCTCACCGGGTCGTGCACGCCGTTGATCATGCGCAGCGGCACACGGGTCTTTAGCAGCGCGCCCACCCAGCGCTCTCGCTGCGCGCGCCGCTCGGCCATGTAGGCGATCAGCTCGGCCAGCGCGCGCTTGCCCCCGCTCGCGCTCCATGAGCGCGTAGAACTGTGACAGCTCGGCGTCCGTGGGCTGCGTGTCGGGGCCGAATACGCTGGCGAGCGAAGCCTTGAAGCGCCTCGGCCCGGACAGCCGTGAGACCAGCGGGCCAAGGCGCGACGCCAGCAGCTTCTGGATGGGGCGCGCCCGGTGCATCTCGGGCAGGAGCCCGCCGTTCAGCAGCGTGATGGACAGGAAGCGCGGCGTGCGCTTCTCGGCGTGCCGCGCCAGCAGCTCTTGGCCCACGCTCACCCCGTAGTCGTGGCACAAGAGGTGCGCCTCCGCGATGCCCAGCTCGGCCAGCAGCGAGAGGTGCAGCTCGGCCTGCTCCACCACCGTGTACGCGTGCCCGGCGGGCTTGTCGGTGAAGCCGAAGCCCAGCATGTCGGGCGCCACCACGTCGAAGCGCGCCACCAGCGCGGGCCACAGCTTGTGGAAGTCCCAGCCGGCCGTGGGGTAGCCGTGGATGCAGACCAGCGAAGGGCCGCTGCCCTCGCGCCGGTAGAACACGCGGTGCCCGCGGAACGTGGTGTACGTGCCGCCGCGCTCCCACGCCTCGATGGTGCTCACGTCAGTAGTCGTCATGCGGCATGCTGCTCCCGCCCGAGCGCAGGTACTCGAACGGCGTGACGTGGAGCAAGTTGGACGCGCGCGACGTGTACACATCGGCGCTCTGCTCGATCTGCCGCGCCAGCAGGCTGCGCGTGGTGCCCGTCTTCAGCAGCGGCCCCCAGTGGGGGTTGACCAGCTCGCCGGCGGCGCGCGCCAGCGGGGCGATGCGCTGGTCCAAGGTCACCAGCTGCTCGCGCAGGGCCTGCACCTCGGCGCGAATGTCGCCGCTGCTGGCCTCGGGTTGCGGGCCATAGCCCTTGGTCTTGCGCTGCAGCTGGAGGCGCATGGACGAGTAGCGGAACTCGAGGGCCGACTTCTCGCTCATGAGCGTCACCAGCTCACGGTCGCTCTCGGCGAAGGCGCCCAGCGCGCCGAGCTCGTCCTCCAGCTCGCGCAGCACCAGCATGGTGCGCCAGCGCTGCAGGGTCTTGCTCACCTCCACGTCGCTGAAGATGTGGTCCCCCACGTACAGGATCTCGGCGCCCGACAGCCCCAGGTGCGCCTCGATGCGCGACGCGTTGCCGCCCAGGTAGGCACCCCCCGCCTTGAGCGCGCCCGTCACGGGCTTCAGCAGGCCATCGTCGCTCACGATCTCGAAGATGTCGTTGCGCTGCTCGAAGAACGCGGGCTTGCGCGCGGACACCACCACCAGGTCGAACAGGTCGCGCCAGGTGCCGTCCTCCACATACGGGTCGAACACGTAGCGCATGATGGCCGACGTGTAGGACCACTCGGAGTTGGTGATGACCAGCAGCTTCTTGCCCGCCGCGCGCAGGTCCATGAGCGCCAGCGGCAGGTCCGGGTCCACGTCGATGTAGCGCTCCGGCGCGGCGATGATCTCGGCCTTGAGCGTGCCCTCCATGTGCGTGGCGTCCAGCTCGCGGCGCACCAGGCGGTGCAGGTCGGCGTAGCCCATGGGGCGCGGCAGCTTGCCGGCGTCCAGCAGGTCCACCAGCTGCATGAACAGGCACGCCTCGGAGAGCGCGAAGAGCGTGTGCAGGAAGTACCAGCGCCCGTGCGAGGCCAGGTCCACCAGCACGCGCGAGTAGGTGTCGCGTTGCTGCGCGAACTCGAGGCGCTTGGTCCCGTGCGCGGCGCGCGTCACGTAGCCGAAGCGGTTGGCCTTCA
Above is a genomic segment from Sandaracinaceae bacterium containing:
- a CDS encoding HAD-IG family 5'-nucleotidase, producing the protein MELPKTPSTRRIFVNRTLNLRSIEAIGFDMDYTLVHYRHEAWERAAYRHVRQRLLDMGWPVADLEFDLQLAQLGLVIDLELGNVVKANRFGYVTRAAHGTKRLEFAQQRDTYSRVLVDLASHGRWYFLHTLFALSEACLFMQLVDLLDAGKLPRPMGYADLHRLVRRELDATHMEGTLKAEIIAAPERYIDVDPDLPLALMDLRAAGKKLLVITNSEWSYTSAIMRYVFDPYVEDGTWRDLFDLVVVSARKPAFFEQRNDIFEIVSDDGLLKPVTGALKAGGAYLGGNASRIEAHLGLSGAEILYVGDHIFSDVEVSKTLQRWRTMLVLRELEDELGALGAFAESDRELVTLMSEKSALEFRYSSMRLQLQRKTKGYGPQPEASSGDIRAEVQALREQLVTLDQRIAPLARAAGELVNPHWGPLLKTGTTRSLLARQIEQSADVYTSRASNLLHVTPFEYLRSGGSSMPHDDY